TGCCAGCACTGCCTGTACACCTGGCGCTCCACAGAGCCCCTGCGCCGCACCAGCCGCGAGCACTATCCCGAAGCGTTTAAGATGACGCAAAAGGATATCGACGACGCGCCTCAGGTGCCGACCGTACCGCCGCTGCTGGCGGAGGGGAATCGCTAGGGCTCGTTTGAGGCCATGATTAACGTCGGCGATAGCGTTGAGCTTTCGCCGACGGATGTCATGGCGTCTTTAAACGGCGCGGAGGTAGTTTAAAAAGTCGAGGGACGGCAATAAACCACTGTATGTAGCCTGAAGCAAAGAATGTTAACCAGATTAGAAAGAGCATGATGTAGCTGTTGGTCAACGTGTTTATTTCGCCAGAAAAACATAGATCGTCGAGCAGAAAGATGAGAGCGGTAATAGCGAGGGAGACAATGCTCAGGGGGGCGCAGACTATCATCATTGCTAATGTCATGACACTAATCAGCTCAATGATATATTTCATCTCGCTAAGCACGGTCAACCGATATATTGAAAATACCAAGATCGATAGGCTTAACAATAGCCACAGTATTTGAGCGCTATTGATAATGTATCTTTTAGCCACGTTAAGTCCTTTGATGTCCAGTTTGTCCGGCAGCGTTTTATGACTGTTTAGAAGAGGCTGCCCGCGCGGCCTTATTCTGCTTTTCCTTTTCCAGCGCTTCTAAGAACAGGCTGAAAAACTGTGCGGTGGGGTACCAGCCGTCGTCTTTGCGTATCACCGGCATATCAAAGTTGAATATAAAGGTTGCGGCTCCAACCTCTGTACTGTTGGCGTACTTTACTTTCAGCGGGCACAGGTAGCGTTCGCTCCCTGCTTCCGCGTCCTGGCGGCAGTTATCGGTGACGTTAACCCAGCGAACGCGCTGTTTTAGCGGTATGAAACCAGGCTCTCGCTCTCGGGTTCGTAAATAGTTATCCAGTTGATTGAGCCCCGCCATAAAGGCGTCGGTGATTTTGTATTTTTCCTGATAGATCAGGTAGTTTTGGAAGTTGGCGTCTTTAACGCGCTCAACGATCGCCTCCTTCCCTTCCGTAATGATGACTTGGCCGCCACTGCCGACGCGGTAGCCAATTTCGCCAACGACGTTTTTCTCGCCGCTGGCAAGGTGGGTGCCTCGGTAGGTTACGCTGGCCTTACAGCTCTTTTCGTTACTCTGCCTATCGAACGCCGTTTCAATAAAGTCTGAGACCGACGCATAGGTAAAGGAAATGGCACTTTTGCGATTACCGCCCGCGGCCGTGACTTTGTCTATATCCTGATAGCTGAGTTCGAACTGCTGTGAGAGCTGGGCTCTTACGCCGGAGTCATCACAGAACTGTTCATTTGGCAGGATGTCTTTTTGTATAAAGTACCCGGCAGCGCCAAGAATGAGCGCTAGCCAGAACAGCTTGGACAGACAGCCTCTTTTTTTCTTGGGTTTCTTTACTTTGGGGTCATTTACCTGAGCTGCCGCGGGTTTAGGCGACGTCTTGGAGAGCGGTTTGCTCTTTTTGACTTTCTTGGTTGCCTCTTTTCTTTCCGGCTCTTTTTTCACCAGTCCTTGGGTTTCAAGCCATGCCAGCAGATCTTCTTCCCGGCTAAAGCTCAGCTCTGGGCGCTCGTCCAGCGCCTTTTTGGCCTTTTGTAACGAGCTGGAATTCAGGATCCCCGAATAGTAAAGCAGCATGAGCCATTCAAGCGTGACGGCCTGCGCATCTGCGTCATTTGGCGCTTGCGTTAGCGAGGAAGCAGCGTTAGCGTCCTGCTCTGGCTCTGGCTCTGGCTCTGGCTCTGGCTCTGGCTCTGGCTCTGGCTCTGGCTCTGGCTCTGGCTCTGGCTCTGGCTCTGGCTCTGGCTCTGGCTCTGGCTCTGGCTCTGGCTCTGGCTCTGGCTCTGGCTCTGGCTCTGGCTCTGGCTCTGGCTCTGGCTCTGGCTCTGGCTCTGGCTCTGGCTCTGGCTCTGGCTCTGGCTCTGGCTCTGGCTCTGGCTCTGGCTCTGGCTCTGGCTCTGGCTCTGGCTCTGGTTCAGACTCGGGTTCTGGCTCTGGTTCAGACTCGGGTTCTGGCTCTGGTTCAGACTCGGGTTCTGGCTCTGGTTCAGACTCGGGTTCTGGTTCCGACTCTTCTGTTTCAGTAGCGGCGCTGTTCGATAAGACTTCAGCCTGAGAAACGCTGGGGCGTTCGCTGATGATCCGGTTTTCTAACAGCCAGTCGATAGCGCCCTCTTGTGTATCAAAGGCGATGTGGGAAATAAACTGGAGGTAGAGTTTGGCGCGGCTAAGCTGATCGGCAGTGATAAGCTGGCGTTCAAACAGGCCATTAAGCAGGTCGTTTCTCAGTTGACTATCGGACATTCCTTTCCTATTTCCCTACGTTATTCAAGTTGAGGTTAGCTTTATGACGATACATTGGTATCACTCGTCATAAAATTAGCTGGCAAGATCTCCTAGGGTACGCAGAATAAAAACGACTATAGCAAACCCGACTAACAACTTGATATAGAAAGGTGTTTTGTATTCTTTTCTCGGTACCTGACCGCCACCTTGCTTTATCGATCTGTTTGTTTTTTGTATGAATGGTTCTGATTGAATGAGAGGTGCTTCCTTCTCAACCAGCTCTACCGTTTCCTCAATCGTAGCCTGAGCCATTTGGCGATCTGGTCTGTCGTCCACCAGACCCTGCTCTACCAGCCAGGTAAACAGCCGATAGGCGGTGTTAAAACGCAGATCGCTGCGGCGAAGCAATATCGGGCGCACGCTAGCAAACTGCCCGTCGGTGATAAAGCCGGTATTATGAAGCTGTGTCAGCAGCTCCAGCGTCTGTCGCTGCGTGTCGGTTTCGCTATTCGTTAAGGTCGTCATATCGTCAGCGTCTTCTGGTTTATTACGTTTCTGGTTATACCCTATTTTGCAGTCAGCGCCGAGCGCCATCGGCGGCAAATGTGACCATACTGGTCAGCGGCTCAGGGCTAAAGCTCAGCGTATCGGCGTCAATCCGCCAGACGGAAATTTGCTCAGCCGACAACGGTGTGTCACAGGCGGCGCTCCAGAGCACGTCATTATCTCGCTGAATGTAGCAGAAAGGCGAGGGTGAAAAATCGGTTCGAACTGTCCGCTGGGAGGGAGAAACGGCAATCTGCTTCATCTGCCAGACGCCTTTGGCAGAAAGCTTAAGCACCGACTCACGAAGGGTCCACAGTTGCCAAAATCCGTCCGTTTGGCTGCTTTCCGGTAGAGAAGCAAGCCAAAGGCACTCTTCTTCGCTAAAGCTGTACTGTGCCAGCGCCAGCAGCTTTTTTCGCGGCCTGTTTTGTTCGATATCTACGCCAACGCGGCAGCCCTGCGCCAGCGCCACAATCAGGTCGGTACCGCTGTGGCTCAGGTTAAAGTCCGGCAGCGAGGCCGAAGCAAACGAAGGCCTGCCGTTAACGGGCTCTCCCATTTCAGGCAGTTGGTCACAGCCAAACTGTCGATGCATCAGCTCTGCCAACAGCCAGCGCCCGGTAAGAAACTGACAGCGGCGCTGTGGCGTGAAAGCCTCGCTTTGCGTCAGAATGGACGGTGACAGTCGCGCCAGCGAAGGAGGCAGCCAGTTTTCATCTGGCAGCCTCACTGTAGCGAGCGTTAGGGAGGGGGGCTGTGACATAGGTTTTTATGGCCAACGTTTAATAATGAGCGACGTATTGATGCCGCCAAAGGCAAAGTTGTTGGACTGAATGTATTCCGTGTCGATGCTGCGGCCTTCTCCCATAATATAGTCCAGCTGCCCACAGGCAGGATCGGGATTTTCCAGATTGATGGTCGGAGCAAACCAGCCGCTGCGCATCATTTCCAAACTCAGCCAGGCTTCCAGCGCACCGCAGGCGCCCAGCGTGTGGCCAAAGTAGCTCTTCAGGGAGGAAATAGGCGTGCTGTCACCGAAAATCGCCTCTGTGGCGAGGCTTTCAGCCACGTCGCCGCGTTCTGTTGCCGTGCCGTGGGCAGAAATGTAGCCAATGTCTTTTGGCGACAGGTTTGCCGACGTTAACGCCTGTTCAATGCAGACTTGCATGGTTTCTTTGCGCGGTTGAGTAATGTGGGCCGCATCGCAGTTGGTAGCAAAGCCGACAATCTCACCATAAATCGTGGCGCCTCGCGCCTGAGCGTGAGAAAGCTCTTCCAGGATCAGCGTGCCTGCGCCTTCGCCAATGACCAGTCCATCGCGCTTGGCGTCAAACGGGCGAGGCGACAGCTCCGGTGTGTCGTTCATCTGGCTGGTGGCGAACAGGGTGTCGAATACGGCGGCTTCTGAAGGGCACAGCTCTTCCGCACCGCCGGCTACCATCACGTTCTGATAGCCGTGCTTAATGGCTTCGTAGGCGTAGCCGATAGCCTGACTGCCTGACGTACAGGCGCTTGACGTCGGAATAACTCGCCCGCGCAGGCCGAAAAACAGACCGGTATTAACCGCAGACGTATGGGGCATCATCTGTACGTAGGTAGTGGCGGTAATGCTGTAGACGTTTTTGTCGTTCAGCATGGTGCCAAACTCGCCGATCTGCTTAGTGCTGCCGGTTGAGGAACCGTAGGCGATACCGGTACTGCCGTCGGTCAGGGCCTCGCTGTCCAGTAGACCGGCCATCTCCAATGCCAGCTCAGTAGCGCGAGTGGACAGCAGAGAAACCCTGCCCATAGAGCGGATCTTCTTGCGGGTATAGTGTTCAGGAAGGGCAAAGTCGACAATCGGTGCGCCAAGATGCGTATTCAGCCCGGCAAACTCTGTCCATGGCTGCATAAACCTGACGGCGTTCTGGCGCTTTTTGAGTGCGGCACAAACGCTTGGCCAATCGTTGCCGAGGGCAGTAACGCCGCCCATCCCGGTAATAACAACGCGACGTGTCATATCATTCCTCCGTTAATCGATATGACCTGACGGGTGACGTAAGCCGCCGCGTCAGACATTAAATAGCTGGCTAGCCCTGCCACTTCTTCTGGCATCCCCATACGCTTTAAGGGGATCATCTTCATGGCTTCGTCCAGCGCGATCGGCTCCATATCCAGAATGCCGGTGTCAATCAGCCCGGGTGCAATGCAGTTAACCGTAATCTTTCGCTTTGCCAGTTCCAGCGCCAGCGCCTTGGTGGCGCCGATAATACCGGCTTTTGCGGCGCTGTAGTTAACCTGCCCGCGGTTGCCCATCAGGCCGGAAACGGACGACAGCGTGACGATCCGTCCTCCCTGACGTAAACCGATCATCGGCATCACGCAGGGGTGAATAACGTTATAGAAGCTGTCCAGATTGGTGTGGATAACGCCGTCCCAGTCGCTCTCAGTCAGGGCGGGAAACGCGCCGTCGCGGATAATGCCCGCGTTGCTGACAACGCCGTAGTAGGCGCCGAACTGCTCGATATCCCGCTCAATCTCTTCGCGACACTGCTGCCGCTGGCTGATGTCAAAACGCAGGAGGCGGCCATTGCCTCCCGCACTCTTAATTTGATTCAGCGTTTTTTCTGCGCCGCTTCGGTCGCTTAAGTAGTGGACGACAGCGGTAAACCCGTCCTGAGCGAGGCGAAGGGCGATAGCCTGGCCGATGCCTTTACTGGCGCCGGTCACTAAAACAGAGCGGGTCATGGCGTAGTTTCCTGTGCGTTGGGCGGCTGCATGAGCTGCCGCAGTTCCATATCGTCCGGCTGGTAGACGTTCAGCTTTGCGCGAGTGGCGTTTTCTTCCCCGTTCAGGGCGATGCGGCAGTCAAAGCTGGCGAGTTTGTCGTCCTGTAGCAGCATGGTGACGCTGACGGTAAGGCTGCTGCCGTGGGGATAGGCACCCACCGAGGACTTAAAGCCGCGGCTGCCCAGCAGCATGCCAAGCTTTGGTTCACGGCCAAGCTTTAGCCCGTGCCAGCCGCGCCAAACGCCAATGGTTTGCGCCATGATTTCAATGGCGAACCAGGCGGGCAGATCTCCTTGAGGCGTCAGAAACGGCGCTAAAACGCCGTCTTGGGCAACGCGCACTTCACACACAGCGCCTTCGTCATCAACGGCGAGCACGTTCTCGACAAACACCATCGGGAGTTCGTGCGGAAGGTAGCTGGCCGCTGGTTGAAATTCCGTCATCCCACTTCTCCTAACAGTATGCAGGCGTTATTTCCACCAAACGCGAACGAGTTGGAGATAATCGCTTTTTTTGTCAGCCGCCGAGGCTGCGTAACAAGATGAATGTCAGCAATAGTGTCGTCTTTGTCCGACGATGAAAAGTCCTGAACCGGCAGGGTGAGATCGCGATCGAGGATTAGCCAAGAGAGAATTGCTTCGGTAATTCCCGCAGCGCCCAGCGTGTGCCCTGTCAGGTGTTTGGTTGAGCTGCACGGCGTCTCGGAACCAAAAACGCGGTGAACCGCAAGGCTTTCTGCCGAATCGTTAAGGGGCGTTGCTGTACCGTGCAGGTTAACGTAGCCCACTTGTTCTGGCGTCATGTCAGCCTGAGCCAGCGCCATGCGCATGGCGCGCTCTGCCCCTTCTCCCTGTGGGTGAGGGGCGGACATGTGCCAGGCGTCTGAGGATTCACCGTATCCCAGCAGCGCCACGCGAGACGGCTCACGGGTAAGTAGAATCAGCCCGGCGCTCTCGCCGATGTTAATGCCGTCGCGATCTTTAGCAAACGGGCGGCAGCGCTGATAGGAAACGGACTCTAAGCTGTCAAAGCCGTTGATCGCCATGCGGCACAGACTGTCTGCACCGCCAACCAGCGCAGCGTCCGCCAGCCCTGCCTGTATCAGACGAGCGCCGCTGATGATGGCGCGCGCGCTGGAGGAACAGGCGGTAGACAGGGTATAGGCCGGGCCGTTCAGCGACAGCAGCGCGGCTAAAAATGAGGAGGGATCTCCCAGCTCCTGCTGCTGGTAGTGATAGTGTTCGGGAAGTACGCCGTGCTCAAGCTGATGGGCTATCGCCAGTTCACCCTCATGAATGCCAGACGTGCTGGTGCCCATGACCACCGCCACGCGGTGAGTGCCAAAACGGGCGATGGCGTCGTCAACCTGAGGGCGGATTTGCGCCAGCGCTGACATCAGCAGGCGATTGTTGCGAGAGCTATGGCGGGAAAGATGCGGTGGAACGTTTGGCAGTTCGCAGGTAGCGGCGCCTATCCAGGTTGATTTCCCGTTCAGCAGCCAGCCGTCTTTAGGGGCAAGCCCGCTGCGCCCTGAGGCCAGGCTGGCGCTGATTTCGTTCAGCTCGCTCCCCAGCGAGTTAGTCAGGCCAGCGCAGGAAATAGAGATCATGAGGCAGTATCCATATTCTGTATCTGAATTTGGTAGCCAAAGCCGTGATGGATGATGGCAACAGGCTGGCGCTTGCCGCCTTCACTGTGATAGAGAATTTCGCTCACGGTTTCGCCTTGGCTGTCCAGCAGCAGGCGCTGGTCTCCGCGCTCTACCAGTGACCACCCTTTGGGCAGGTTTGGCGCCCAGTCTGCGATTGGCCAGTAGCTCATCATAATGTCTGAGAGAACCTGCTCTGCCGGAGGCAACTGCCCAAGGGCAACGGACTGCTCGGTATGGATCCCCTCTGCGTCGTAAGTCACTTTAAACAGGCGTATGCCAATGGGGGAAAGCGCAGCCAGCGTGATTTTTTGACCATCGGCGTCCAGCATCACCATGAGCGACTGTGCCTTGCCGTCAACCGTTGCCGTCAGTAGCTGCTGCTGACTTAGCGGCGCGCTAAGCACTGGTGCGGGCAGAGCAACGCGCGCGCCGGGCTTTAGCCAGGCCTGAGGATGCGATCCGCTTTGCGACAGCGAACAGCCGCAAAGCAGCAGAATAAGTAGAGTCAGTGGCGCCCACGACGTTATTTTCATGAAGATTCCTTTTCGGGGGGCAAATTGGGCAGCGCCAGCGGCGACAGCAGGAAAGCCGTCAATATACCACCGCTGAGCACCAGCCCAAAGCCGGAGATGGCCTGCGTTCCGCTGGCGGCCAGCAGTCCAAAGCTAAGTTCAGTGGTAATCGCAGCCATAAAAATGGACAGCATGGAGGTGGACGGCGTCCCCGCAGGGTTACTGAAAAACAGCGTGTAGTCCATGCCGATGCCGAGCACTAAAACCAGCGCCAGCAGCGAGAACAGGTTTAGCGTTTGGCCGCTGAACCCCAGTGCCGCAAGCCCTATGCCCAGCGATAGCAGCGTGGGGATCAGACAGCGCAGACCCTGATGCAGGCCAAATCGGAACAGGAACAGCAGGCCGACCACCGCAACGGTGACCATCAGAATGGTCGTCAGGTGCTGTCGGTAGGTAGAAAACAGCGTGGAAAATTCGCTGTGTTTGTCCACCCAAACCACGCCAGCCTGAGTATTGGCAATATGCCGCAGCGCGTCGGGTTGAGTGACACCGTTAACCGGAACAAGCACCGCAGAGTGCCCATCCGGCAGGCTTAGCCACAGCAATTTCCAGCCTTCACTGGCCGGGCTTTGCAGCCAGTCATTCAGGGATGTTGGGGTATTTTCCAGCGGCGTAAATTGAGCGGGAAGCCCAACGTCCTGAAGCTTTTTGACTATCTCGGGAGCGCGCTGGTTGATTAGCGCAATGTTGTCGAGCTGCCGCCTGTCTGATGAAAAAGGCAGCCGACGATAGCCCTGTAGCGCCCCGTCCTGCTGGGCGGTTTCCAGCGCGCTGTCGAAGGCCTCCAGCCGCTGTAGCGTTTGCTGCGTTGAGTCACCGAAGACCATAAACCACTTTTGGTCACTGTGCTGGCCAGTCAGGGCGGCAATTTTCTTTTCCTGCTGCTGAAACTCAGGAGGCAGGGTTTGCAGCTTGCGAATATCGTCATCAACGCGAAGCTGAGAGACGCCAATAGCGGTAATCGCCAGCGCCAGCAGCGGAATGCCAAAGCGAACGCTGCGCTGGTAGCGCCACCCGTCCAGCCAGCGGGAAAAAAACGCCGGGCGAAGATGGGGGCGAACGCGCAAATGGCGGGAAAGCGCTGGGTACCAGCAGACGACCGTCAGGAATGCACCGCTGAGCCCGGCGGCGGCAAAAATAGCCAACTGCTGTAGTCCAGGGAACGGGGCGATAAAGAGCAGCAGATAGGCCACTGCGCTGGATAAGACCGCCAGCACCAGCGCCGGAAACAGCTTCTTCATGCTGGTAAGTCCGCTCTCTTCGTCGCCGTGGATCAGCCGCTCGGTCAGGTAGTGCAGCGCGTAGTCGATAGAAATGCCCACCACGCTGGTGCTCATTACCAGCGTCATCACGTGT
This DNA window, taken from Leminorella richardii, encodes the following:
- a CDS encoding MMPL family transporter, with translation MKNAIFRPEIHRRLALGWLACVIALLAALVVILPDSRLNSSVMALLPNQHAQNVPPELEAGFNQRLDRQLVWMVAPADGTGSAPALWWQQQLQQMSALRDITGSMDSERQQAWGKFYFEHRYALLDDATRERLNASPSAQADWVLSQVYSPFAGVSAVELGNDPLLTMRAAQIGQKLSGGPLTLSDGWLVSRDEQGKVWFLIRGELNASSYDIQSARQTVEQLSALKKQLEEKWPGTEVLQRGTLFYSDYASQQAQNDISTIGTVSGLGIILLILFVFRSLKPLWLTLLSLTVGALCGSVAVFALFGEIHVMTLVMSTSVVGISIDYALHYLTERLIHGDEESGLTSMKKLFPALVLAVLSSAVAYLLLFIAPFPGLQQLAIFAAAGLSGAFLTVVCWYPALSRHLRVRPHLRPAFFSRWLDGWRYQRSVRFGIPLLALAITAIGVSQLRVDDDIRKLQTLPPEFQQQEKKIAALTGQHSDQKWFMVFGDSTQQTLQRLEAFDSALETAQQDGALQGYRRLPFSSDRRQLDNIALINQRAPEIVKKLQDVGLPAQFTPLENTPTSLNDWLQSPASEGWKLLWLSLPDGHSAVLVPVNGVTQPDALRHIANTQAGVVWVDKHSEFSTLFSTYRQHLTTILMVTVAVVGLLFLFRFGLHQGLRCLIPTLLSLGIGLAALGFSGQTLNLFSLLALVLVLGIGMDYTLFFSNPAGTPSTSMLSIFMAAITTELSFGLLAASGTQAISGFGLVLSGGILTAFLLSPLALPNLPPEKESS
- a CDS encoding DUF3261 domain-containing protein, translated to MKITSWAPLTLLILLLCGCSLSQSGSHPQAWLKPGARVALPAPVLSAPLSQQQLLTATVDGKAQSLMVMLDADGQKITLAALSPIGIRLFKVTYDAEGIHTEQSVALGQLPPAEQVLSDIMMSYWPIADWAPNLPKGWSLVERGDQRLLLDSQGETVSEILYHSEGGKRQPVAIIHHGFGYQIQIQNMDTAS
- a CDS encoding 3-ketoacyl-ACP reductase FabG2 yields the protein MTRSVLVTGASKGIGQAIALRLAQDGFTAVVHYLSDRSGAEKTLNQIKSAGGNGRLLRFDISQRQQCREEIERDIEQFGAYYGVVSNAGIIRDGAFPALTESDWDGVIHTNLDSFYNVIHPCVMPMIGLRQGGRIVTLSSVSGLMGNRGQVNYSAAKAGIIGATKALALELAKRKITVNCIAPGLIDTGILDMEPIALDEAMKMIPLKRMGMPEEVAGLASYLMSDAAAYVTRQVISINGGMI
- a CDS encoding 3-hydroxy-fatty acyl-ACP dehydratase; this encodes MTEFQPAASYLPHELPMVFVENVLAVDDEGAVCEVRVAQDGVLAPFLTPQGDLPAWFAIEIMAQTIGVWRGWHGLKLGREPKLGMLLGSRGFKSSVGAYPHGSSLTVSVTMLLQDDKLASFDCRIALNGEENATRAKLNVYQPDDMELRQLMQPPNAQETTP
- a CDS encoding 4'-phosphopantetheinyl transferase family protein produces the protein MSQPPSLTLATVRLPDENWLPPSLARLSPSILTQSEAFTPQRRCQFLTGRWLLAELMHRQFGCDQLPEMGEPVNGRPSFASASLPDFNLSHSGTDLIVALAQGCRVGVDIEQNRPRKKLLALAQYSFSEEECLWLASLPESSQTDGFWQLWTLRESVLKLSAKGVWQMKQIAVSPSQRTVRTDFSPSPFCYIQRDNDVLWSAACDTPLSAEQISVWRIDADTLSFSPEPLTSMVTFAADGARR
- a CDS encoding beta-ketoacyl-[acyl-carrier-protein] synthase family protein, which translates into the protein MISISCAGLTNSLGSELNEISASLASGRSGLAPKDGWLLNGKSTWIGAATCELPNVPPHLSRHSSRNNRLLMSALAQIRPQVDDAIARFGTHRVAVVMGTSTSGIHEGELAIAHQLEHGVLPEHYHYQQQELGDPSSFLAALLSLNGPAYTLSTACSSSARAIISGARLIQAGLADAALVGGADSLCRMAINGFDSLESVSYQRCRPFAKDRDGINIGESAGLILLTREPSRVALLGYGESSDAWHMSAPHPQGEGAERAMRMALAQADMTPEQVGYVNLHGTATPLNDSAESLAVHRVFGSETPCSSTKHLTGHTLGAAGITEAILSWLILDRDLTLPVQDFSSSDKDDTIADIHLVTQPRRLTKKAIISNSFAFGGNNACILLGEVG
- a CDS encoding beta-ketoacyl-ACP synthase, translating into MTRRVVITGMGGVTALGNDWPSVCAALKKRQNAVRFMQPWTEFAGLNTHLGAPIVDFALPEHYTRKKIRSMGRVSLLSTRATELALEMAGLLDSEALTDGSTGIAYGSSTGSTKQIGEFGTMLNDKNVYSITATTYVQMMPHTSAVNTGLFFGLRGRVIPTSSACTSGSQAIGYAYEAIKHGYQNVMVAGGAEELCPSEAAVFDTLFATSQMNDTPELSPRPFDAKRDGLVIGEGAGTLILEELSHAQARGATIYGEIVGFATNCDAAHITQPRKETMQVCIEQALTSANLSPKDIGYISAHGTATERGDVAESLATEAIFGDSTPISSLKSYFGHTLGACGALEAWLSLEMMRSGWFAPTINLENPDPACGQLDYIMGEGRSIDTEYIQSNNFAFGGINTSLIIKRWP
- a CDS encoding procyclic acidic repetitive family protein, whose amino-acid sequence is MSDSQLRNDLLNGLFERQLITADQLSRAKLYLQFISHIAFDTQEGAIDWLLENRIISERPSVSQAEVLSNSAATETEESEPEPESEPEPEPESEPEPEPESEPEPEPESEPEPEPEPEPEPEPEPEPEPEPEPEPEPEPEPEPEPEPEPEPEPEPEPEPEPEPEPEPEPEPEPEPEPEPEPEPEPEPEPEPEPEPEQDANAASSLTQAPNDADAQAVTLEWLMLLYYSGILNSSSLQKAKKALDERPELSFSREEDLLAWLETQGLVKKEPERKEATKKVKKSKPLSKTSPKPAAAQVNDPKVKKPKKKRGCLSKLFWLALILGAAGYFIQKDILPNEQFCDDSGVRAQLSQQFELSYQDIDKVTAAGGNRKSAISFTYASVSDFIETAFDRQSNEKSCKASVTYRGTHLASGEKNVVGEIGYRVGSGGQVIITEGKEAIVERVKDANFQNYLIYQEKYKITDAFMAGLNQLDNYLRTREREPGFIPLKQRVRWVNVTDNCRQDAEAGSERYLCPLKVKYANSTEVGAATFIFNFDMPVIRKDDGWYPTAQFFSLFLEALEKEKQNKAARAASSKQS
- a CDS encoding non-oxidative hydroxyarylic acid decarboxylases subunit D, whose translation is MICPRCGDEHIELMATSPVPNVWTVHQCQHCLYTWRSTEPLRRTSREHYPEAFKMTQKDIDDAPQVPTVPPLLAEGNR